The proteins below are encoded in one region of Silene latifolia isolate original U9 population chromosome 2, ASM4854445v1, whole genome shotgun sequence:
- the LOC141641008 gene encoding uncharacterized protein LOC141641008 gives MKIFSWNVRGLRSTDSPIIPYINWSVRYYDASIVFLQETKCSLADSVCKTSSLNLPHFCGTNASGLSGGLLLLWDDRSDILPLVTDPHFILCKVINHVSDNVWFALFLYGEFCNASRASFWQEMKALCSSYSPLCMIGDFNQVEHHYDKLGGSFNITGWKSFLDWRINIPLSELPYSGPKFTCANKRDSSTLILERLDRCYASQNWRLSFPDAHIQNLNIFISDHAPIVLSTSAKNKKPKRPYRVDNWCLEHPDIQSIISSIWNSTSVCHATASVSRKLTIIRSGILKWVLQNRRHFMLDWSSISRDLSVSTANALDSSSASNYMNNVRSIEHEVYIQHSFWKQRAKYEFRFNDGLPTSYFFSRSKSRQKRLRIIALKNDMGIWFSSDTDLSQLIISHFTSLFSSSTPATPSLALDDLSIPQLDGFQQNFLSQPFTPKDVENAFFSMKPNKSPGQDGFPPRFYHLFWGLIKEDITLAVLSFLNSGILPPSWNNTHVVLIPKVDLPETISQFRPISLCNVIYRAASKCIALRLKKVIDRIIGQNQNAFVPGRLISDWGFLGHEILTHINQRKRGTRCYGAIKLDMNKAFDRVSWPFLFRVLKPFGFRRFLES, from the coding sequence ATGAAGATTTTCTCATGGAATGTTAGGGGTCTACGTAGTACGGACTCCCCTATCATTCCGTACATAAACTGGTCCGTACGCTACTATGATGCTTCTATAGTTTTTCTCCAAGAAACTAAATGTTCTTTAGCGGATAGTGTTTGTAAAACAAGTTCCCTCAACCTACCTCATTTTTGTGGTACTAATGCTTCCGGTTTAAGCGGTGGGTTACTTTTGTTATGGGATGATCGATCCGATATTTTGCCTCTTGTAACGGATCCTCATTTCATCCTCTGTAAAGTTATCAATCATGTGTCTGATAATGTATGGTTTGCTCTCTTTCTGTATGGTGAGTTTTGTAATGCGTCTAGAGCTAGTTTCTGGCAAGAAATGAAAGCTCTCTGTTCGTCTTACTCTCCTCTGTGTATGATTGGAGACTTCAACCAGGTTGAACATCATTACGACAAACTTGGAGGCTCTTTCAACATTACGGGATGGAAATCTTTTTTAGATTGGCGTATAAATATTCCTCTTTCAGAGCTTCCATATTCTGGCCCTAAGTTCACTTGCGCTAACAAGAGAGATTCTTCTACTCTGATTTTGGAGCGTCTTGATCGTTGTTATGCATCTCAGAATTGGCGTCTTTCGTTCCCAGACGCACATATTCAAAATCTCAACATTTTCATTTCTGACCATGCCCCAATTGTTCTTTCTACTTCTGCGAAGAACAAGAAACCAAAGCGACCCTATCGTGTGGACAATTGGTGTTTGGAACATCCGGATATTCAAAGTATTATTTCATCCATTTGGAATTCTACTTCTGTATGTCACGCCACTGCTTCTGTCTCCAGGAAGCTCACCATTATCCGTTCTGGAATTTTAAAATGGGTTCTTCAGAATCGTCGTCATTTTATGCTTGACTGGAGCTCAATTTCCAGAGACTTATCAGTATCTACTGCTAATGCTTTAGATAGCTCCTCTGCTTCTAATTATATGAACAATGTTAGATCAATTGAGCATGAAGTCTACATCCAACACTCCTTTTGGAAACAACGTGCAAAATACGAGTTTCGCTTCAATGACGGCTTGCCAACTTCATATTTTTTTAGCCGATCAAAATCTCGTCAGAAACGTCTTAGGATTATTGCTTTGAAAAATGATATGGGCATTTGGTTTTCTTCTGATACGGATCTCTCACAGCTGATTATTTCGCACTTCACAAGCCTTTTCAGTTCGAGTACTCCAGCTACACCATCCTTAGCACTCGACGACTTATCTATTCCTCAGCTTGATGGTTTTCAGCAGAATTTTTTGTCTCAACCTTTCACGCCCAAAGATGTAGAAAATGCGTTTTTCTCAATGAAACCTAATAAATCTCCTGGACAAGACGGTTTCCCACCTcgtttttatcatttgttttggGGACTCATCAAGGAGGACATCACCTTGGCTGTACTATCTTTCCTTAACTCTGGTATACTTCCTCCGTCTTGGAACAACACACATGTTGTTCTTATTCCAAAAGTTGATCTACCAGAGACGATTTCTCAGTTTCGTCCTATCAGCCTTTGTAATGTCATCTACAGAGCTGCTTCTAAATGTATTGCTCTCAGGCTTAAGAAGGTAATTGATCGTATCATTGGTCAAAATCAAAATGCTTTTGTTCCCGGACGCCTAATCAGTGATTGGGGTTTTCTTGGACACGAAATTCTCACTCATATTAATCAACGGAAAAGGGGAACCCGCTGTTATGGGGCTATTAAGCTTGATATGAATAAAGCCTTTGATAGGGTTTCCTGGCCCTTCCTTTTCAGAGTTCTCAAGCCTTTTGGTTTCCGAAGGTTTTTAGAAAGCTAA